From the Ralstonia wenshanensis genome, the window CTCTGGCTGTATTGATCTCGCGAAGTCGTACAACCTGCCAAGGCGCCGCCCACGCAAGCCAAACCTGCCGCCCACAGCGCGACGCGCTTCCACAAAGTCATTTTGCTCATAGGTCGATTCCTTTCAGGGGGCGGTTGAGAGCCGCTCGGCGAGGACCGTGTTGTATGCGCGGACCATCCCCGGGATCAGGAACATGTCCACCAGCACCCACAGCCCCCCGATGACGGCCAGCACCCAGCCTGCGGTGTTACCCATGTCACGAAACGCCAGCCATGTGCCTCCGATGTTGGCAATGGCCTGTGCAATACCGCTGCCCGGCCGCTTCAGATAGAAGCGATGTGCCCCAAGAAAGCCCAACAGAAACCACCAGAGATAGGCTACGCCCGAACTCTTCTTCTGGGCGTCGTACAGCATGATTTCGCGAGCGGTCTGATTCATAGCATGGGCTGACACGGGAATAACCTGTCAGACACTAGCACGCATCCCGCGTTCCATGTCGCCCCACGATTACATGCTGCCGAGCTTGGCCTCAGCCTTGTCCGTCCACAAACGCATTTCCGCGAGCAACGACGACGGCGAGAACGAGCAGCTTTCCTCGCCAAACGACA encodes:
- a CDS encoding TM2 domain-containing protein codes for the protein MNQTAREIMLYDAQKKSSGVAYLWWFLLGFLGAHRFYLKRPGSGIAQAIANIGGTWLAFRDMGNTAGWVLAVIGGLWVLVDMFLIPGMVRAYNTVLAERLSTAP